The genomic window AGAATGTATGAGGTCGTTAGAGTTGGAGAACTTGGGCTTATTGGAGAGATAATTAGACTGGAAGGAGACAAAGCTGTTATCCAAGTTTATGAAGAAACCGCAGGTGTTAGGCCCGGTGAACCCGTTGTCGGGACGGGAGCCTCTTTGAGTGTTGAGCTTGGTCCAGGGTTGTTAACCTCAATCTACGATGGAATACAGAGACCTCTAGAAATCTTGAGAGAGAAAAGCGGAGATTTCATAGGAAGAGGACTTACCGCTCCAGCGTTGCCTAGGGACAAGAAGTGGCACTTCACACCAAAGGTGAAAGTTGGTGATAAGATCGTTGGCGGAGACATAATTGGTGTTGTTCCCGAAACGAGCATCATAGAGCACAAAATAATGGTACCGCCCGGGATTGAAGGCGAGATAGTAGAGATTGCTGAAGAGGGAGATTACACGATAGAAGAAGTCATTGCAAAGGTTAAAACCCCAGACGGGGAGATAAAGGAGCTTAAGATGTACCAAAGATGGCCTGTTAGAGTTAAAAGACCATACAAAGAGAAGCTCCCTCCAGAGGTTCCGCTAATTACTGGTCAGAGAACCATCGATACTTTCTTCCCTCAGGCAAAAGGAGGAACCGCTGCAATTCCGGGACCATTTGGAAGTGGAAAGACGGTAACACAGCACCAATTAGCCAAGTGGAGTGATGCTGAAGTTGTAGTATACATTGGTTGTGGCGAGAGAGGAAACGAGATGACGGATGTTCTTGAAGAGTTCCCCAAGCTGAAAGACCCGAGAACAGGCAAGCCATTGATGGAGAGAACCGTTCTCATAGCAAACACCTCAAACATGCCCGTTGCTGCTAGAGAAGCCTCTATTTATACGGGAATTACAATAGCAGAGTATTTCAGAGATATGGGTTATAACGTAGCTTTAATGGCAGATTCAACTTCAAGATGGGCCGAAGCTTTGAGAGAAATCTCAGGAAGACTTGAGGAAATGCCTGGTGAAGAAGGTTACCCAGCTTATCTAGCTTCAAAGATAGCCGAATTCTATGAAAGGGCCGGAAGGGTTAGAACGTTAGGAAGTGACGGTAGAATTGGAAGCGTAAGCGTTATTGGAGCTGTTTCTCCGCCAGGTGGTGATTTGAGCGATCCTGTCGTACAGAACACTCTAAGAGTCGTTAAGGTCTTCTGGGCTTTGGACGCTGATCTGGCAAGGAGGAGGCATTTCCCGGCAATTAACTGGCTTACGAGCTATTCTCTCTATGTGGACTCTATAAAAGACTGGTGGCACAAAAATGTTGACCCAGAATGGAAGGCGATGAGAGATGAGGCAATGGCACTCCTGCAGAAGGAATCTGAGCTTGAGGAGATAGTTAGAATAGTGGGCCCAGATGCATTACCAGAGAGAGAAAGAGCTATCCTTCTAGTAGCAAGGATGATCAGAGAGGATTACCTCCAGCAAGACGCCTTCCATGAGGTTGACACGTACTGTCCTCCAAAGAAGCAGATAACAATGATGAAAGTTATACTCAACTTCTACCACTATACAATGAGGGCAATAGATATGGGAGTTCCGGTAGAGGAAATTGCAAAGCTTCCTGTTAGAGAGGAGATAGGAAGAATGAAGTACAATCCAAACGTTGAGGAAATAGCTTCACTAATGAAGAAAACAGAAGAGCAGTTTGAGGAGCTCTTTAAGAAATACGGGGAGTGATAAAGATGCCCGGAATGGAATACTCCACAATAAGCAAGATTTACGGTCCTTTGATGATAGTTCAAGGCGTTAAAGGGGTAGCCTACGGGGAAGTTGTGGAAATAGAAGTCGAAGGTGGAGAGAAAAGAAAGGGGCAGGTGCTAGAGGCGAGAGAAGACCTAGCTATCGTCCAAGTTTTTGAGGGGACAAGAGACCTCGACGTCAAAACGACGAGGGTTAGATTCACAGGAGAAACGCTCAAAGTTCCGGTGTCAATGGACATGCTTGGAAGGGTATTCAACGGTATTGGTGAACCAATAGACGGTGGGCCTGAAATAATACCTGAAGACAGGAGAGACGTTCACGGAGCTCCTTTGAACCCTGTGGCAAGAGCATATCCAAGAGACTTCATTCAAACCGGTATCTCAGCAATAGATGGGATGAACACCCTTGTTAGGGGTCAAAAGCTCCCAATATTCAGCGGTAGTGGTTTACCTCACAATATGCTCGCCGCTCAGATTGCGAGACAAGCAAAGGTCTTGGGTGAAGAGGAGCAGTTCGCTGTTGTATTTGCCGCAATGGGTATCACATATGAAGAGGCAAACTTCTTCAAGAAGAGCTTTGAAGAGACCGGAGCAATTGAGAGGGCAGTGCTATTCCTTAACCTTGCAGACGATCCAGCAATTGAGCGTATCATCACCCCGAGAATGGCTCTTACCGTTGCTGAATATCTAGCTTTTGACTATGACATGCAGGTTCTGGTTATCTTAACGGATATGACCAACTATGCAGAGGCTTTGCGTGAAATTTCAGCAGCAAGAGAAGAAGTTCCAGGAAGAAGAGGTTATCCAGGTTACATGTACACTGACCTTGCAACTATCTATGAGAGAGCTGGTAGAGTCAGGGGAAGGAAGGGAAGCATAACTCAGATGCCAATACTCACAATGCCCGACGATGACATTACCCACCCAATTCCGGATCTTACAGGATATATCACCGAGGGGCAGATAGTTTTGAGCAGAGACCTTCATAGAAAAGGTATTTACCCACCAATTGATGTGCTCCCAAGCCTTAGCAGATTGATGAAGGACGGTATAGGAAAAGGAAGAACAAGAGAAGATCACTCCCAGCTAAGCCAGCAGCTCTATGCGGCTTATGCGGAAGGTAGGAGTCTTAGAGACCTTGTGGCGGTTGTAGGTGAAGAAGCCCTAAGTGAGACTGATAGAAAGTACCTTGAATTCGCAGACAGATTCGAGAGAGAGTTTGTCGCCCAGGGATACGATGAAGACAGGGGAATCTTTGAGACCCTAGACCTCGGATGGGATCTCCTATCAATACTGCCGGAGTCAGAGCTCAAGAGAGTAGAGAGGAAGTACATAGAGAAGTACCATCCAAAATACAGACACTCCTCTTGACTTCTTTTATTTTGAGGTGAGCTAAATGACGAAAATACTGAAAGTCAAGCCAACCAGAATGGAGCTTTTGAGACTAAAGAGAAGGATAAAGCTGGCTGAAAAGGGGCACAAAATTCTCAAGGAAAAGCAAGATGCCCTTATTATGGAGTTCTTCACAATATACGATGAGGCTCTGGCACTGAGAAGGGAACTCAATCAGAAAATAGCGGAAGCATTTGAACAGCTTAGATTAGCTGAGATAGACACGGGAATTGTCAGGCTTAGCGAGATAGCCCTTAGTGTAAGGCCAAATAAAGAGATAGATATTAAAAGAAGGAACATCATGGGAGTACCGGTGCCTTTAATTGAGGCGGAGGGATTTAAGAGAGACCCCAGCGAGAGAGGCTATGCTTTTGTTTCAAGTTCTTCCAAGGTGGATATTGCATCGGAAAAATTTGAAGAAGTTCTTGAGCTGGCTATAAGGCTAGCAGAAGTGGAGGAAACACTAAAGAGGCTTGCTAAAGAGATTGAAAAAACAAAAAGAAGGGTTAATGCCCTAGAATATATCATCATTCCAAGAATGAAAGAAACTGTGAAGTACATAAGTCAGCATCTGGATGAGATGGAGAGGGAAAACTTCTTCAGATTGAAGAGAGTTAAGGCTCTTCTCGAAGCTAAAGCTCAGGCTTAGTTAGCTTTTTATCTTTTTATTGAGATTCTCTTCTGGTGAGACATATGACGTTCAAGTTGTTCTATATCGACCCCTACCTAAGAGAGGCTTCTGCAAAGATTGAGGATGTTGAAGTTAGAGGGAATAGAATTAGGGTATTGCTTGATAAGACAATATTTTATCCCGAAGGCGGCGGACAACCCAGCGACAGAGGGGTAATAAAGGGGGATGGCTTTAGGATTGAAGTTGAAAAAGTTGAGGGAAAAGATGAAATCTGGCATGAAGGAAAGCTCAAAGGGAGGATTCCAAAGGAAGGGGAGGAAGTGAAGCTTGAGCTTGACTGGGAATGGAGATACGAAAACATGAGGCAACACACTGGCCAGCACATACTTTCTGCAATCTTGAAAAGGATGTACAACAGCGATACCACTGGATTTCAGATATTCTCGGAATACAACAAGATTGAGATCAATTTTGATGAGGAATTAACGTGGCAACACATTCTCGCTGCAGAGCTTGAAGCCAATGAAATCGTTTGGGCCAACATTCCCGTAGAGGTTAAAGAATATGAGGAGCTTCCCGAAGAGGTAAGTTCCGCTCTTAGAAAATCCCTACCTAAGGATATATCAGGAAAAATCCGAGTGGTGAAAATAGGAGACGTTGATCTAATTCCCTGTGGAGGAACTCACGTAAAAAATACCGGAGAAGTTGGCTTCATAAAAGTCCTCAATTTCTACAGAAAAACCAAGAACATCTGGCGTATAGAGTTTGCCTGTGGATATAGGGCTCTCATATACTTAAACAAGCTCTTGGAAGATTACTGGGAAAGCCTAGATAAGATGCCCAACAAGAATAGGCCCCTGATTGAAAGGGTTGAAGAACTAAAACAAGAGCTCGAAAACATCGAAAAAGAAAAAGTTGAACTGAGGAGAGAGCTTTGGGAATGGAAAGGCAAGGCATTGCTTTCCAATGCCGATGAGAGTGACGGAATAAAAGTAATCTCCTACATTGAGTCAATGGACATGAAAGACGCACAGGCATTTATTGTGTATCTTGTAGATAAGAACCCTAACACAGTAGTTTTGGCAGTTGGAAAAAATTACGTGATCTTTGCAAAGAACAAAAACACGAGAGGCATTCGCATGAATGAACTCCTCAGAGAAGTTCTCAAAGAAGTCGGCGGCGGTGGCGGTGGAAGTGAGATTCTAGCAAAGGGTGGGGGCTTTAAGAAAACTCCCGAGGAAGTACTTGAAGTTGCAAGGAGGATATTAAAAGAAAAGCTTAAGAGCTAGAGCCACTTTGGCTTTAGCCCTGCCCACATTCTCATCTTTTCGTGGGCTATTATCCTTGGGATGTTGCCTTTTTCTCTTGGCCCCGGGTTCTTCATGTAGAAGGCGTTAACCTCATAGACAGTTCCAAATTCTTTCCTTTCTACTGCCATTTTGCCCAATCTTACTAAATCAACCAGCAACCCTGCCAAGGCTGGACTATCGTTGATTCTTCCGGTTATCACAAGCTCATCAACTGCTCCGTTGAAGCTGACGTATTCGATGTGCATGGCAATGAATTTTTTGTCTCCTAACGGCTCGAGGAACCCGGTTGGCTTGATGTAATGGGGAGCCTCATAGCCGAGGAGGTCTTTAACTACACTTGATTTTGTGAATTCTTTGCTTTTATTTCTCTCCTTGTCTGTCAGAGCCAAAAAATCAGTGTTACCACCGATGTTGAATTGGGCTATGTCTCTAACGTATCTATTTCTCTGAGCTAGGTGAGCCAAGATATCAGCTGTTAGCGGTGTTGCTCCTGTGGCTCCATCATCACCAAAAATAACTAAGTTGCTCTCTTTGGCAAGCTCCACAAAAGCGGGGTCGTTTGCTATGAGTGTGGGAATAGCGTTTACGAAAGCAGCCCCCCCTCTTTCCTTTGCGTACAGAGCGGCAGCATAAGCATAAACTTGAGTTGCAGTTAATCTTTCTCTCTCGTCGTTTTCAATGGCTTTTATAAGTTCTTCCTTGTTTCCGAACGGAACAAAGGCTTCTGTAGTACAAACGTTGACAATTACATCAACATCAAGTTCTTTCCATTCTTCAACAAGCTTTTCAACAGCTTCCTTAAGGCTCGTTTCATCCTCAAGGCCCTCAGCCTCTATGGGGAGGTTTCTTAAGCTTCTGAGATGAATTCCCTTTCTTACGATTATGTTCTTGAGGGCTTCTGGGATTTTGTCGTCCCAGTAGTTCTTCACAACCTCATATAGAGACTTGCCAATTTTGTTTTTGTCAACATCATAGCTTCCAACGATTTCTATGTCTTCGACTTTTATTGGGAGTTCGTTCTGAAGTGGAATTCCATAGTAGCCAAGCTCTCCTGTTTTTATCCTTTCAACTCCAAGAGCAAAAATGCTCCCTACGTATCCTTGGCCTAGTATTACAACACGAACCATGCTCTCACCTCCAGTATTGTTATTTTACACGTATTAAATATTTTTTGGTTTATAATCTTTTATGACCATATATAACACTTTCGGTGATGCACATGCTAAAACTCGACTAAAGTTACATAAAGTTTATAAAATTTGACTCCCAAAATATCACCGGTAGCTTTGCTACCATATCTTCAATTATAATAAGCTTATGCCACTTTTGGCATCTTGAATCCCAGAGCTTTTTCGAGGTGGTGGCTGTGAAGGGAAAAGTGGGGATATTGCTGGCAATGGTGGTGCTTTTTGGAGTGATCGCCAGTGGATGCATTGGTTCACAGGAGACCTCAGAGACCAAAACGACAAGCGTTGAGCTAACTGGAGACTTTGTAAAGGATGTTTTAGCAATAGGGAAGGCACTTGAAAGCAACGGAGTAAGTGAAGTAAAATTCTCTGCGTGGGGGTCTGGAGACCCCAACAGCGTGATGAGAGTTTATGGGATTGTAGAGGCAGCGAGAAGGATAAACAAAGTTTGGGAAGAAAATGGGGTTAACGTGAGGATAACAATAACGGATACACACTATGTTGCCTCTTTCCAAGATGCCTATCAAGAATATCTCAGCAAACAGCCCCTAGGACAAGCTGGGGATTTCTTTGTGAACTCTTACGCATTCTTACCGACCCTTGCAGACGAGGGTTACATTCTTGATATAACCGAATATGCAAACGCATACAAAAATGTGATAGAGGACTTCTATCCCTCACTTATTGAGGCATCAAAATTCAACGGGAAGCTTTACGGCTTGCCACAAGACACGGAAGCTAGGCCCCTATACATAAGAAAAGATGTTGCGGCAAAAATCGGCTTTAACTTGGAGGGAATTGAAGAAAAAGTTAAGAACGGAGAATTCACATGGAGCGATGTTTACTACTGGGCTAAAAAAGCAAAGGAAAGCGGAGTAGAGTGGGGATTGATACACAGAAAAGGATCCGCACATCCGGACCTAATTCAATTCATCTTTGCCTTTGGTGGCAAGTTGTACAATGAAGACTCTGGAAAGCTTGTGGTTGATGTTCCAGCGGTTTACAAGTGGCTTTACGTAGAGTGGAAGTTTGCCCAAGATGGATTGCTCCCCAAAGACATAATGAGCTGGGACTGGGCAAAGCAGATTCATCCTGCAATAGTTGAAGGAAGAACTCTCTTCGACATAGGCGGTACATGGTATTGGACAGAATGGCAGACCAAGGAATACTATGGAAAAGAAGGCACTCCAAGACCGCTGAAACCAGAGGAAGTTCAAGCTTGGTTTGCTTATACTTTGTTCCCAGCCGGAGAGAAGGGTCTAAAGCCTGTAACTCTAAGCCAGCCGTTTGTTTGGATGATAAACTCCAAAGCTGGCCAGCAAAATCCAAAGTACGATGAGCTCAAAGATCTTTACCACAAGTTAGCATTCTTAATGATAATAAAGGCAAGTGATCCCGACATAAACGCAATCCACAGTGTGATAAGTGCCCATCTACCAGTTAGGAAAGAAGCTGCAAAGTTGATCAGTGATGAGAAATGGCTCAATGATCTCAAGAACCTCAACCTTGATCTCGATCCTCAAGTCAAGGATAATATAAAGGATATAGTTGCCACCACAGTGCACCCAATAAACGCCAAGTTCCTCGCCGATGTGAGCTATATGCTCGAGTACACAAAACTAGCCCCAGCACATCCAAAGTATCCAGCATTGGCTGATATCTTCAAAGAGGCAGTGGATAAGGTATTGAGAGGAGAAATGACACCGGAAGAAGGTGTTAACTACATTATCCAAAAAATCAATGCAGATCCAGAATTAGCCCAAAACGTGGAAGTAGTGGGAGAAATTCCAAGGGACTGGAAATTCCCATGAGGTGGGAACTATGAAGGGAGAAAAGCTTCGAAACCTTTCCTTTTTTCTTTCTCCCATGATTATAATGGTTGGGTTATTCTATTTGATTCCCTTAATATTCACGATCTACATAAGCTTTACCAAGATGAGAAACTGGAATATTGAGAGGTACTTGACCGAGATTGTGGGGTTTTACAATTATCAGAGGCTCTTCCATATGTTCCAACATGATCCGTTAATGAGAACTGTGCTCTTAACTACTATCGTTTTTGTTGGGATAACCCTTATTATAAATGTCTTTGGAGGTCTTCTTTTGGCTTTAGGAACATTTTTCATAAATGAAAGCTCAGCTTCAGCCATTAGACTTCTATGGTTGTTGCCCAGAATGTCTCCCATAGCCGTTTACAGCTTGGTATGGTACTACTTCTTTCATGGGAGTAATATTGGTACTTTAAATTCCATCCTTATGAAGTTTGGTGTGATCTCTCAACCCGTTCCGTGGGGTCAAATCGTTCCGTGGGGAGCTTGGAGCATAATCATCTTTGTTAATGGTCTTGTGGGGGTTAGCTTTGGTATGATAGTATTCACCTCTGCTTTAAATCAGATACCAAAGGAACTCGTTATAGCGGCAAGGGTTGATGGAGCGTCGGCATGGCAGATTTCCAGAAAGATCTTGGTTCCAATGATGAAATGGCACTTTTTGTATGTATTAACTTGGCAGTTCTTGAGCTTATTAACAACCTATCCCCACTTGTTCCTTCTTGTTCAGTGGGATCTGGTGAGCAGGGACTACGGTACAACACTTGCTCTCTATGTTTATAATACCGCATTTGGAAGAGGAGAGCAGGATCAAGGTTTGGCAGCTGCAGCGGCGGTGTTGCTTTCCATAATTGGCATTCTCGGGGGATTCGTTACCTTAAAAGTGCTCCAGTTTGAGAAAATGATTCACGAGCCCAGGGGTGATATAGAATGAGAGATGTTGAAACAAGGCCAAAGAGGGGTGAGTGGATAATAGTCCTTACAATACTCTTTGCAAGTCTCCCGCTCATACTGGGATTTGCACTTCTGATTATTTCAAGCTTTAGCAAGGATATGGTCACCAATTTAAGCCTTAGCTCTTTTAGACCAACAATTGAAAACTGGATAAACGTTTTTCAGGGAAGATTGGCAATAACTGGAGGAATAAGGCAGAATATCTTAAAAATAACCCTGAATACCCTTGTAGTTGCCCTTGGAGTTTCTGGGATAGTGACCCTAATCAGCACGCTTGCCGGGTACTCTCTTTCTAGAATGAAATTCAGGGGAAGAAAATTAATGATGCTTCTCCTCCTCATGCTCCATGCTTTTCCAGGAGTTGCTTTGATTGTGGGTGTTTATTTGCTGTACAGGTTGACCTTTCCCCAAGAGCCTTCCTTTGTGAGACTATACTCCTTCTTTTATGTAGTTCTTGCTAGGGCAGCGCTTGAGATACCGATGTCTGTTTGGCTTATGAAGGGATTCTTTGATACGATTCCATGGGAGTTCGAATGGTCGGGGATAATAGATGGTGCGTCGAGGATAAAAGTATGGCGACAGATAATGTTGCCCTTAATAAAACCTGGAATACTTGCAGTTGCATTGTTTGGGTTTTTAGC from Thermococcus alcaliphilus includes these protein-coding regions:
- a CDS encoding ABC transporter substrate-binding protein, with the protein product MKGKVGILLAMVVLFGVIASGCIGSQETSETKTTSVELTGDFVKDVLAIGKALESNGVSEVKFSAWGSGDPNSVMRVYGIVEAARRINKVWEENGVNVRITITDTHYVASFQDAYQEYLSKQPLGQAGDFFVNSYAFLPTLADEGYILDITEYANAYKNVIEDFYPSLIEASKFNGKLYGLPQDTEARPLYIRKDVAAKIGFNLEGIEEKVKNGEFTWSDVYYWAKKAKESGVEWGLIHRKGSAHPDLIQFIFAFGGKLYNEDSGKLVVDVPAVYKWLYVEWKFAQDGLLPKDIMSWDWAKQIHPAIVEGRTLFDIGGTWYWTEWQTKEYYGKEGTPRPLKPEEVQAWFAYTLFPAGEKGLKPVTLSQPFVWMINSKAGQQNPKYDELKDLYHKLAFLMIIKASDPDINAIHSVISAHLPVRKEAAKLISDEKWLNDLKNLNLDLDPQVKDNIKDIVATTVHPINAKFLADVSYMLEYTKLAPAHPKYPALADIFKEAVDKVLRGEMTPEEGVNYIIQKINADPELAQNVEVVGEIPRDWKFP
- a CDS encoding carbohydrate ABC transporter permease, which produces MRDVETRPKRGEWIIVLTILFASLPLILGFALLIISSFSKDMVTNLSLSSFRPTIENWINVFQGRLAITGGIRQNILKITLNTLVVALGVSGIVTLISTLAGYSLSRMKFRGRKLMMLLLLMLHAFPGVALIVGVYLLYRLTFPQEPSFVRLYSFFYVVLARAALEIPMSVWLMKGFFDTIPWEFEWSGIIDGASRIKVWRQIMLPLIKPGILAVALFGFLAGWQDLIYVRTFLIDQTLATFIEANIEAEYSHMPLIAAAGTLYLLPTIMFFLTAQQLLLQGYSGGIKG
- a CDS encoding alanyl-tRNA editing protein, which codes for MTFKLFYIDPYLREASAKIEDVEVRGNRIRVLLDKTIFYPEGGGQPSDRGVIKGDGFRIEVEKVEGKDEIWHEGKLKGRIPKEGEEVKLELDWEWRYENMRQHTGQHILSAILKRMYNSDTTGFQIFSEYNKIEINFDEELTWQHILAAELEANEIVWANIPVEVKEYEELPEEVSSALRKSLPKDISGKIRVVKIGDVDLIPCGGTHVKNTGEVGFIKVLNFYRKTKNIWRIEFACGYRALIYLNKLLEDYWESLDKMPNKNRPLIERVEELKQELENIEKEKVELRRELWEWKGKALLSNADESDGIKVISYIESMDMKDAQAFIVYLVDKNPNTVVLAVGKNYVIFAKNKNTRGIRMNELLREVLKEVGGGGGGSEILAKGGGFKKTPEEVLEVARRILKEKLKS
- a CDS encoding ATP synthase subunit A, yielding MGRIIRVTGPLVVADEMRGSRMYEVVRVGELGLIGEIIRLEGDKAVIQVYEETAGVRPGEPVVGTGASLSVELGPGLLTSIYDGIQRPLEILREKSGDFIGRGLTAPALPRDKKWHFTPKVKVGDKIVGGDIIGVVPETSIIEHKIMVPPGIEGEIVEIAEEGDYTIEEVIAKVKTPDGEIKELKMYQRWPVRVKRPYKEKLPPEVPLITGQRTIDTFFPQAKGGTAAIPGPFGSGKTVTQHQLAKWSDAEVVVYIGCGERGNEMTDVLEEFPKLKDPRTGKPLMERTVLIANTSNMPVAAREASIYTGITIAEYFRDMGYNVALMADSTSRWAEALREISGRLEEMPGEEGYPAYLASKIAEFYERAGRVRTLGSDGRIGSVSVIGAVSPPGGDLSDPVVQNTLRVVKVFWALDADLARRRHFPAINWLTSYSLYVDSIKDWWHKNVDPEWKAMRDEAMALLQKESELEEIVRIVGPDALPERERAILLVARMIREDYLQQDAFHEVDTYCPPKKQITMMKVILNFYHYTMRAIDMGVPVEEIAKLPVREEIGRMKYNPNVEEIASLMKKTEEQFEELFKKYGE
- a CDS encoding V-type ATP synthase subunit D, whose protein sequence is MTKILKVKPTRMELLRLKRRIKLAEKGHKILKEKQDALIMEFFTIYDEALALRRELNQKIAEAFEQLRLAEIDTGIVRLSEIALSVRPNKEIDIKRRNIMGVPVPLIEAEGFKRDPSERGYAFVSSSSKVDIASEKFEEVLELAIRLAEVEETLKRLAKEIEKTKRRVNALEYIIIPRMKETVKYISQHLDEMERENFFRLKRVKALLEAKAQA
- a CDS encoding inositol-3-phosphate synthase, coding for MVRVVILGQGYVGSIFALGVERIKTGELGYYGIPLQNELPIKVEDIEIVGSYDVDKNKIGKSLYEVVKNYWDDKIPEALKNIIVRKGIHLRSLRNLPIEAEGLEDETSLKEAVEKLVEEWKELDVDVIVNVCTTEAFVPFGNKEELIKAIENDERERLTATQVYAYAAALYAKERGGAAFVNAIPTLIANDPAFVELAKESNLVIFGDDGATGATPLTADILAHLAQRNRYVRDIAQFNIGGNTDFLALTDKERNKSKEFTKSSVVKDLLGYEAPHYIKPTGFLEPLGDKKFIAMHIEYVSFNGAVDELVITGRINDSPALAGLLVDLVRLGKMAVERKEFGTVYEVNAFYMKNPGPREKGNIPRIIAHEKMRMWAGLKPKWL
- a CDS encoding ATP synthase subunit B; this translates as MPGMEYSTISKIYGPLMIVQGVKGVAYGEVVEIEVEGGEKRKGQVLEAREDLAIVQVFEGTRDLDVKTTRVRFTGETLKVPVSMDMLGRVFNGIGEPIDGGPEIIPEDRRDVHGAPLNPVARAYPRDFIQTGISAIDGMNTLVRGQKLPIFSGSGLPHNMLAAQIARQAKVLGEEEQFAVVFAAMGITYEEANFFKKSFEETGAIERAVLFLNLADDPAIERIITPRMALTVAEYLAFDYDMQVLVILTDMTNYAEALREISAAREEVPGRRGYPGYMYTDLATIYERAGRVRGRKGSITQMPILTMPDDDITHPIPDLTGYITEGQIVLSRDLHRKGIYPPIDVLPSLSRLMKDGIGKGRTREDHSQLSQQLYAAYAEGRSLRDLVAVVGEEALSETDRKYLEFADRFEREFVAQGYDEDRGIFETLDLGWDLLSILPESELKRVERKYIEKYHPKYRHSS
- a CDS encoding carbohydrate ABC transporter permease, translating into MKGEKLRNLSFFLSPMIIMVGLFYLIPLIFTIYISFTKMRNWNIERYLTEIVGFYNYQRLFHMFQHDPLMRTVLLTTIVFVGITLIINVFGGLLLALGTFFINESSASAIRLLWLLPRMSPIAVYSLVWYYFFHGSNIGTLNSILMKFGVISQPVPWGQIVPWGAWSIIIFVNGLVGVSFGMIVFTSALNQIPKELVIAARVDGASAWQISRKILVPMMKWHFLYVLTWQFLSLLTTYPHLFLLVQWDLVSRDYGTTLALYVYNTAFGRGEQDQGLAAAAAVLLSIIGILGGFVTLKVLQFEKMIHEPRGDIE